Part of the Mauremys reevesii isolate NIE-2019 linkage group 4, ASM1616193v1, whole genome shotgun sequence genome is shown below.
agacctgGCTACACTGTGAAGAACCAGTGTCCCCCAGCCAGTGTTTGCAGTGACATCCCAAAGCCTTTTCCACACAGCACACGGTTTATTGGTCCCCGGCCTGGGAGGCCCCTGGGGCCGCAGAGAGAAGTGAAGGTGAAGACACAGGCCAGGGCCCCACCCAGCCGAGCTGCTGAAGAGCCAAAACTGGATCCTGTCTCCATCTCTTTCagtcccagctgggagctcctgAGTCCCACCAAAACCCAACCCTTCTTCTTTGTGGAGCCTCCGTTGGTCTGGTTTTGATCCTGAACGCCCagttcctgccccccagccatgTGACACCCCCCtcctgtccctgctctgccccaggagcagctttttaaccctttggcACCCACTGGGCAGACATGCAAGagcccccctgctgagcccacagcacagggcatggggGCAGCACTGTGAgcggagagcgccccctgctgagccctgactgccaggggacagtgccccctactgagcctctgccctgctccaggggATAATGGAGCATGAGAGAGTCTCCTCTACCAGGTCCCAGCTTCCCAAGGACTGACAGCTGAGCTCCCCTGGTGCCTGGTCAGTGTGTCCCCTTCTCGGGGGTGGCAGGTCCCTGGGCATGGCTGGGCCATGTCcccgtctcctcccctcccccagggctacGTGCTGGCAGAGCGTGGCtgtcccccagagctgggcgcagGGCCCTAGGCCGTGTCCCCTTCTCcacctctccccttcctccatgCTACGTGCTATTGGGCACATTGCCgttccccagagctgggcgcagggtcctgggctgagtctagggcactggctggctgggaCTGGGCTAACCCGGGCCTCACCACCAGCTGGTGGAACACCCCAGGCAGGATGTGGAAGCCGAGGCATTGCAGGGTGTGCAGCGAAGGCTCGTTGTGGGGCAGCACCCGGGTGTAAACAGGGAAGCCGTGGGCATGCAACTGTGCAACCAGCATCCCCACTACGGCCCTCGCGTGGTGCTGGCCACGATGCTCCGGGAGGGTGTAACCGTGTGTCAGGGCAGCCAGTGGGTCGGTGAGGGACCAGGAGATGGGGGTCCCCTCAGGGTCCAGCAGGCAGGCGCTGGGGAAGTGGCGGATCAGGCGGCTCAGGTAGCGCAGGCTCCAGCTGTTCTCCCCAAACATCCAGGTGTCTCTGAGCAGCAGGGCGTGGGCgggggacacgggggccagcctGAGCCCCTTCTCAGGCCTGCAAGACAGGGCAGGGGGATGAGAGAcacaggatggggtggggtgagcaGATAGAGGATTGACCTGGCAAGGGGAGGGGGTCAGtgcgggtggtggtggggaataaAACCAtcatgggcaggggaaggggtaagtctgggggaggggagcggggagcgacgaaacataagaaaggccgtaccgggtgagaccaaaggtccatctagcccagtatcctgtctaccgacagtggccaatgccaggtgcccccgagggagtgaacctaacaggcaatgatcaagtgatctctctcctgccatccatctccatcctctgacaaacagaggctagggacaccattccttacccatcctggctaataaccatttatggacttaaccaccatgaatttatccagttctcttttaaacgctgttctagtcccagccttcacaacctcctcaggcaaggagttccacaagttgactgtgcgctgcgtgaagaagaacttccttttatttgttttaaacctgctgcctgttaatttaatttggtgacccctagttcttgtattatgggaataagtaaataacttttccttatccactttctccacatcactcatgattttatatacctctatcatatccccccttaatctcctcttttccaagctgaagagtcctagccgccttaatctctcctcttatgggacccgttccaaacccctaatcattttagttgcccttttctgaaccttttctagtgctagtatatcttttttgaggtgaggagaccacatctgtacacagtattcgagatgtgggcgtaccatggatttatataagggcaataatatattctcagtcttattctctatcccctttttaatgattcctaacatcctgtttgcttttttgaccgcttctgcacactgcgtggacgtattcagagaactgtccacgatgactccaagatctttttcctgactcgttgtagctaaattagcccccatcatattgtatgtatagttggggttattttttccaatgtgcattactttacatttatccacattaaatttaatttgccattttgttgcccaatcacttagttttgtgagatctttttgaagttcttcacagtctgctttggtcttaactatcttgagcagtttagtatcaaaCATGGGAGGTGTGAGCATATGGGAGCTTGACCCAGCTTGGCGGGTGGGGTGCAgtgagttgggggtggggagttggcCTGGTACAAGAGAGTGAGCCCGGGGAGCAGAGATTGAGCTGGTATGACATGGCATAGGAGGGGATCACGGTCCGGCGGCGCCATCCTCTTCCCGGTTCtggggctgagctgagctggaCAGAAAAttgagggagaagggggggttgccGAATCtcaaactggggtggggggcatggaatgtatcctgtgggggaggggtgtgccacccagctctgaaggcagcgccgccgccaTGAGCAGCCGAGAGCTACGGGGGGCGtggtatggcattgccacccttactgctGCATAACATTTGGCctttccactgggaggggaggcTATGGCAAATTCTGGGGTGGCTCTAGCCCCCATAACACTCCCCCCAGTACCcccatggaggggagggaggctggagggggACTGATTTGGAccagagagaaggggtgtgaggCTGAGGGGCAATAGAcccggggtgggggagaagcgggagccctggggggaggggatcaagCCAGGAGGacccctgtggggggaggggatcaagCCAGGCCCCGGcacatggggggaagggggagccctgTGGGAAGGGGATCGAGCCAGGAGGCAGCACATGGGGGGAAGGTGacccccgggggggaggggatcgACACACTCCCgcagcctcagcacaggggctgtctgacagGGCCCAGTCCAGCCCCAGCAGAGCCATCGCTGCCGATGGGCCGTGGCTAAGCTCAGCTCCTGACATGAAAGCACCAGGGCTCAGTGGGCAGCGAACCCCCTGCCCGGGGACCTACCCGCTGACAGGGAAGGGGggaccagggggctctgtgcttggagccccctcccctcagaggggaCGGCTCTGGGGTCAAGGACCCCTGGCTGCCCGTCCCAGGATATGGAAGGGTTACaggctgccccaccccctgctctccccatctTGGGGCCAAGGAGGTTCCttggccaggctgggctgcccctgccccctggcaaAACTCTAGGGCTGACTCAGCCCTGCCCCGGAGCAGGTTGGGAAATCCTTGGCAGCATGTGCCCAAGGCCTGGGGCTGTGGTGATGGCCTCACTCTGCCAGCACCGTTAGCCTGGGGAACTCATGGCCACCAGATCTAGGGCACAATGGAGACCTCTGGCCTGGCACCCCAGGGTCCTTCCAttctccccacctccactcccccaCTCCATCTAGCACAGGCTGGTTGTGTGCATTGCCacattctctcacacacaccccatatcTGGGGGCACCTACCGGTACTGGGGCATGGCAGGCGGGTCTGGGTGCAGCAGTGGCCGGTATGGATACGTCTCCATCTCAAGGCCCCTGGCCCTGGCGATGTCCCTGATGTTCTCGTATACCCCGTCCTGCAGCCCTGCAGGGACAGCCGTGCGCTGTCAGCAGGGGCCCCCCAAAAGGTGCCCATGGATGTGGGGGGGCCCAACTTGGtgggggagagcagcagggaggggccaagggccACTGTGAGCCGGCATGACCCAACTGGGGGTTCCCAAGCTTGGCGCATTCGGGATCCCGGGTCTGGATGGAGAAGGGGCCCAGGTGAGCTCATTGGGGCTACtggcccatggggggggggcacagtggTCTTGCCCCCCATGTGGCAGGTGCtggatggagcagggctggaggggctcaccCTGTATCTGGAAGGCCTGGTCCCAGTCGATGGCGTGGCTGTTCCCCAGCAGGGCCCGGCAGGCGCCCTCATCCCGGTAAAATGCCGTGTGCAAGTTGGTGAAATAATCACTTGGGTCCCACGCCACCTGCAGGGGGGACACTGCCTGGGGGTGagcgcagcctctgccccccactcccctatGACCCTCAGGGACGGCATCGGGGGAGTGGGGCACAGCGAGCCCCAAGTAAGAGAttgaggagtggggaaggggtcCTGTGAACAGAgccagggggcttagggcagaatgggatggggagagtcTGGGCAGCAGGAACGGGAGACAGGCTGTGCGGAGGCGGGGCAGCGGCAGAGATGACACCAAGCAGGGAAAGGGGCAAGGAAGTCAGAGAGGGCagcagggcagtgatgggggagggggaggggagtgggccaGTGATGGTGTCaggcgggggagggcagtggggcagaTGGCAGGGGCCCAACAAAGGCCTCACTTCTCTGCGTGGCCGGGTGAGGACCATTTTGAACTCTGGCCATGAATCCACCAGCACCTCCTGGCCAGCCGGGTTCCCGCGGTTCACATGCATCACAGCGCCGTAGACCTGCCAAGACACAGGGGTCAGAGTCCGGGGATGTCCCGGTTCCCCAGGATTGGTGCTGGGCACCAGCTTTTATGCTGCCCCTTGGAGGAGCCCTCATAgattattagagttggaagggacctcaggagcaggggcggctctagaaatgacgctgccccaagcagcgcggagcgctgcgccgccgttgagctcctgccggcatgcctgcggcaggtccacgagcTCAACCGagagtcatgcctgcggcaggtccgctccgtggacctgccgcaggcatgagctccaccgagccaaatgctgcttggcgctggggtctagagccgcccctgctcaggagatcatctagtccaaccccctgctcaaagcaggaccaatccccaactaaatccccaaatggccccctcaaggattgaactaacaaccctgggtttagcaggccaatgcttaaagctctgagctatccctcccccctcaaagtgccagccccccagggggccccactCTTCCTGCAGGGCAGGTCAGGGCCTCTGAGATggagcctctgggctccagccctcctgctccaCCCCGCGAGCTCTGCCCGGTGCCTCCCACTGAGCCAGATGCATGGAGAGCCCCTGGCCACTCTTCGGGGGCTCCCACACTCCAGCCTGGGTTTGCAGTGACACCCGGCAGCATTGTCGAGCCAGGCCAGTTTATGAGTCACGGAGCAGCCTTAGGTCAGCAGAGAGAACTGGGGGTAAAGCAGAGTCCATTGTGGTCAGCCGGGGCCCAGCCAAGCTGGAGTGAAAGCCCTTTCCAGGCTGTCTCTGTCTCCGTCTGACCTCCTTGGCCAGCTCCAGGTGAGAGCCTCCATCTTTGTccagcaccccccacctcccagtcctgtgctcttgAGCTGGGGTCTAGAGATGCGGGGAAATCGAGGTGTCAGCACCACTGGCCTTGTCTCTCTGGCCCCCTTGGGGATCTGGGTTGATTTCAACAAGTTACTTAAGGACCCTTTATTCCACTGTCACAGGGAGGTGACACCCACCCCTATGTCTCTTAACCTGCCCTGAGAGTAAACTTAAtcctccccctcgcccccacaACTGGGTATCCAAGCAACAcctggggaaaactgaggcacacatagtgttgtaaaaatattacagaaaaatcCTACTTTATTGCAGCACTTCACTGGCTAGGGTCACTTTACCCAGTGACTGTCCCGGTGAAGTTTGAACCCACAAATGCTACCCATAGATGCCACGGCAtcttccccatccctgtcctgccagGCACTGTCAGCATGCTGACCGCTGGCTCTAATCAACCTCACCCTCCACTACACAGCTCAGAGCAGTCTCACATCCATCCACCCTTAGGGTGGGTTTGGTCGCTGACACTAGCAGGGCGCAGTGGGGAATTTTCatgcagcctcagcccccttttgccaccccaaaaCATTTGGGtatgaaactgggatgggatcCAGCCActgcattcccccctccccatctgccaTGGTGAGGACTAGGAGGAAATTCAGAACcggaggggtgggaggtgctggtggTCAGAGCCATGATTGGCAGGCACCCAGCTGTCCTACACTGTGATTGGCTGCCATGGAACCACCCACATGTTCATTAGCTTTACGCAAAGCCTGCCCAGACTGAGATTGGCTGGCACAGAGCCTGCTTGTGCTCTGATTCAATGGGCAAGTCCTGGCGGCTACGCTGGGTGAGCAGCAGGCATTGGTGCTGGGTATGGACTTTCGGAGGCAGGGGGTGAGTGAGGAGGAGGCCCAGGAGGAGGCTCCCCCACTACCTCTACCATGGGGGAGGGACCTGCCCTCCTGCTGCTACCCCTaacccagggcagggggcctgtgTGACAAAGTAGAAGCTTTCTGTAGTATCTTTCTGAGTCCCAtgtgtgcctccgtttccctctGTGTCCTGTACTGCTCTGCGCAGCGTGTGAAGGGGAGGGACGGGTTGTGACTCATGTAACAGCCTGGCTGGAGACCAGCATCATTAACCAAGGGAATAAACTACACACGCGCCAGGAGGGTCTGGAGAGACCATGGAAACCCCAGTGGCTGGGATGGACGTTCACACCGAGCGAGCGAGATTCTCCCCTCACGGCTCTGCAGCCGAGAGGCCCCCAGCTGAAGAACAGCGGCCGCGAGGGGTCAGGATACGGGGCTAAGAGCCGGCTTTTGCAGGGTCTCAGCAGCTGTCACCTTGGCCTAAGAACAACGggacagagccagagccagccatgGGGCCCACGACATCTTGGCTGGCTCATTGCCCAGGCTTGGCCAGGCTGGGCTGTGGCTTAACCTTTGATTCCCTGTGCTAACCTGAGGAGTCTGTAGCCAGGGGACTAATGAACCGCTCCTGTGTTTTGCAAAGGCTGCCGGGGTCTCTGCCAACACCCACCGCAGGGGCCCGGTCCAAGCCTCTCGCGGGCGTCTGGCTCGGCTGCACTCGCTGCAGGGAGCCACGGAGAGAGATGGGAGGGCTGGTGTCAAAAGCCCAGTGGGGGAGGTGGCGGCCCTGCCCCTGTGAGCTGTGTGCAGCCTCGGGCCCCGGCCCATTCCAGGGGTCGCTCCCAGGGGCCTGGTGAGAGGCTGGGGTACAGCACATCCCCTGTGGATCTAtgagagcctgcccagcccctgaactGCTGCCCCCGACCTGGAGAAAGGGTCTGCCCCCCAAACTGCTACCCCCGACCAGGTGGAGGGGCCAGCCCTCCATGTACCCCCGACCCAGGGGATTGCACCCCAGCCCAATATGTGCCCCATCACCCAGGAGACTCCGAGGGActttcccctgctctctgcccagcCCGAGGGTGGGAGGGTTTGGCCCTGCGGGGGCGGGCGAGTCCTGGTCACCGGCAGCGTGTCAGGCAGGCCCCGCCGTAGCATCCCCTCCAGCAGCCGCAGCTTGGAGGCACAGCTCAGGATCAGCATCGCTGGCTGGGATGGGCCTTCACAGCTTCCAGCAGGACAGTGCGAGGGACACCTGTGGGGCAGGAGACCCATCAGTTCCCTCTGACTGTCTCCTCCCAACCCCAGAGAccagctgccagctcccagccctgccaaaaTAGCAAACACTGTGTAGACCCCACAACAGCTCACCAGTCTGTGCGCAGCCCCCTGTGTGTTCACCAGAGACCTTATACTACCTAACCTAACCGGTCTGTGCGCAGCGCCTGTGCTcaccagagaccctacaataacttaACAGTCTCTGCATGGCCCCCCATGTGTTCATCAGAGACACCACCATAACTCACCAGTCTGGGTGCAGCCCCTGTGCTCACCAGATACCCCACAATAAGAAGGCTGCTCTAAGGCCGTGTGATGCCAGGGCTGCCCGTACAGGGCTACGGTCCCACTCACCTGGGGTGACTCCGtgccaggggaaggagcagttccTGGGTGTCTGTggagctgccaggtccctgcctctctctccttctgcagctgctccagcctcttATCCCCGAGCAAATGAACCATTAACAGAGTCTGCCAGTCCTGGAGCCCAGAGGCGGTGCCATCCTGTGACGatctgggaatgttcttaatgttttctctgaatactgtgttggtgcctcagtgtcccctatgcatctcttaagtatctaggtggtggaataagggtgtgtgattgctgcagagcaaagggccagtgcacataaatgcctGACCCTCTGTCTGCTAGcagctgatggcctgggcccctcctctgcaaaggtgccaactgaaggtgttggagacaaagaggtcaggtgacatccaggcccaggaaaggaactgagcagagaaggaggggctggagcgggttttcaggctggagctggctggggactaGGAGTGAAGTACAGACgtggggggtctggctcactgccccctaaaatggacccagccgaggggtcccgttcgctgtacctacaagctctgttttagagcGTGTTCCTGTCATTTAATAAacctctgctttactggctggctgagagtcacgtctgtgggggtgcaggactctgTGGCTTACCCAGGACCCGGcctgggaagcacacggaggggcagaggatgctgaatgctccaagaagacacccaggaaggtgaagccttgtgagcttcttgccctggagacagtctgctccgagggagatcACTGTGTATCCACCCCGCACCCAGCGCAATGGGGCCCCAATGACCCTGACTGTGAGCGCCCCACAGCAGGAAATGCATTTCCTATAACATACCAGGATTCAGCTTGGGCCTTCTCATCACATTTGAAAGCCCCAGTCTCCTGGAAGACAGTGCCATGGTGAATAGAGCCACTTTGGGTCAGATCAgccagtgtgggggagaggagggggaaaccAAAAAACCAGGGGATTGGTCCCTgcgacaaagtgggaatttttgtAGTATTTTATGACCCctgtatgtgcctcagtttcccctatgtgttGCAGTGTTACCCCGTGGGGAAAAAAGGGAGCaagtttgctctcagggcaggccATGAGGCATAGGTGGGCATCACTTCCCTGTCTGGGTGGAGGAGAGAGTCATTAAGGAACTAGTTGAATTTGACCCACATCAGCAAAGGGACCTGTCATGAATAGTTaataaagggttaaagcatagtacctggtgggcacctgacctgaggaccaatcagggaagagattttgaaactcctaggagggaactttttctctctgtttgggggggtctttgtctttggccgtttggagttcaagagaccagacgagttaatcaagtccctacaagttccacctttctgaactaatttcttctagtcaagatagtgagtattagaaagatactttgtgtccttatccaataatcctatgtttgcaattctgtgtgtttgttattgattatccttaattctgcttgtactggttgtactgagaaagagagaggattctctccagaacttagcaaggttataccctatgagtgtccagcgtggactcatagagattctgtattttctttttgttctcttaataaattcttttcttttctttggacttggttaattcatTCCGTTGGGGACATtcatgggaaggggagggggaagtgggctgctaaCCTGTGTGGAGAGATTctaggcgtttgaatccaggcacctctgtctccggagcaggctgagagagggaagaggggaggaaggttcctcctctgtgaattgatctgtgttcccaaggggggaacaggggtgtcccggcccacggaattgaccgggtggtggcagccgaaggggagacctaccctaggattttggggtggggggaagacatgctggtcctcactgtgaaaccgcccagtttcaagtgagggtgcagaccatGACAGGACCAGAGAGACAATACAAGTCCCCATGGTTTATAGAGTTCAGGGAAACTGAGAAAAGACCCCACCTGGTGAACAAAGGACGGATAGGGGAAGATAGGGGATTGTGACAGAATGGACCCTTGTGTTCACACCGTACccactgttgtaataatctttgtacaaccTTGCAAGGTATTATTTGTAAATATATAATTTGCCGGTCAGTATTgccctgataaaatatgtgtgtggCAGCATTGTACATGAAATGATAATATTCCCCTTTATGGTGTTAACATGTGCTCTAAGCTGAGGCTGGCAAACAGGCCTGTCTCAACAAAGGAATGGGGGCTCTACTTAATTTACATTTAAGCAacaaacagagtcatcaagcaggaagggaaacaaaagaaACTCCAACACGGGAGGAAAAAGCACCAGGGAGCATCCTTCAGTACAGACTCtctctcctgaatctcagctgcAAATATTTTCCAAGTGTTtctgccctctgtggagaaagaagtggttcaggactatttagaaaagctggacgagcacaagtccatggggccggatgcactgcatccgaggttgctaaaggagttgggagatgtgattgcagagccactggccattatctttgaaaactcatggtgattgagggaggtcccggatgactggaaaaaggctaatgtagtgccatctttaaaaaaagggaaaaaggaggaTTACAGGccatcagcctcacctcagtccctggaaaaatcatggatcaggtccttaaggaatcaattttgaagcactttgaggagaagaaagtgatcaggaacagtcagcctgactaatctaattgccttctatgacaagataaccaGCTCTGCGGATGACGGGAAAGCAGTGGACGGTCTCCCACAGTAatcttgacagcaagttaaagaagtataggctggatgaatgggctataaagtggatagaaaactgattaaatcatcaggctcaatgggtaatgatcaatTGCTCCATGtccagttggcagctggtttcaagcagagtgccccaagggtcggtcccggggacggttttgttcaatatcttcattaatgatctggaggatggcgtggattgtactctcagcaagtttgcagatgtcggagaaaaactcagttctcgctttttgtttggatgcagcaaaatcaaatactttattatttctccagtaattacaatggagggagagagtgccataggacacagggtcgccccagtcctggacaggtctctcaactggtaaacaattacagcaagcctttatacctttgttacagacaatttctagcaataatacagacggtaaaaagcaacaaatacattttgtttatacataagcctttctgctatcttatttgtctcactcctaaaagacgccagcctgcatatttgcaaggtcgtaataactttttacacagttctttcttgcttctagaagtctcacgtcattagggttacagctaggctaactcttgctaactgactgacatgcattaaaatccccttcaaatccttattaattctttccctgcttccacacagatgactctaaactgggaggagtggtagatacgctggagggtagagataggatacagatggacctagacaaattagaggattgggccaaaagaaatctgatgaggtttaacaaggacaagtgcagagtcctgcacttaggatggaagaatcctatgcactgctacagactagggaccgagtggttaggccgcagttctgcagaaaaggacctaggggctatggtggatgggaagctggatatgagtcaacagtgtgcccttgttgccaagaaggctaatggcattttgggctgtataagtaggagcatggCCAGTatattgagggacatgatcattgcTGTAGGAAGCAGGTGAGGCAGATTTGGTAAACATAGTGTGAAGGGGCTATGTAAGTAATTGGGAGCacttaactaacaatggactttgAGAGACGCCAATCCCCATCTgacctttcctgggaatgttcaaactaacatgtaaacaatggcttcggcctgcaaaaagctgaatcgtTCATAGacaggtgacttgcccaggtggctagagACCCCATTGTGTGGCTGTGATGTGGCACAAGAGAAAGACTATATAAGGCCCTGGAAGCCGctgcattttgtcttcagctggctgaaGAGGTAGCCTCTccatcccaaagagatgcctgaaaga
Proteins encoded:
- the LOC120404046 gene encoding glycine N-acyltransferase-like protein 3, whose protein sequence is MLILSCASKLRLLEGMLRRGLPDTLPVYGAVMHVNRGNPAGQEVLVDSWPEFKMVLTRPRREVAWDPSDYFTNLHTAFYRDEGACRALLGNSHAIDWDQAFQIQGLQDGVYENIRDIARARGLEMETYPYRPLLHPDPPAMPQYRPEKGLRLAPVSPAHALLLRDTWMFGENSWSLRYLSRLIRHFPSACLLDPEGTPISWSLTDPLAALTHGYTLPEHRGQHHARAVVGMLVAQLHAHGFPVYTRVLPHNEPSLHTLQCLGFHILPGVFHQLVDFDSQTCTVSISQD